The Winogradskyella schleiferi genome has a window encoding:
- a CDS encoding DNA/RNA non-specific endonuclease yields MNTFKLKLQNDYLVEEVILEAIKDDNLSNRKGYDSKFLGDGDNVVKLPTLIKLNFGDIAINQRPSENGKNYLDYLHFSIMHNKKLKLPYITAVNNYGVKNYLAMDHDSRSGDIWDQDDRIKIANDNFQFDDEDYYKSGFHRGHIVRYYDPAWGETEIIQKTAIGDTFYYTNCCPQVAGFNTGKWLDLENYSMVKAVFKTEKISIFAGPVFNGIFETDTLNIPVTYWKVLAYINEQNKLEAVGFLMSQKVVFNKYKISLLEHAELLKEGRKPSSLTPADITKYWNTRNVRRYQVKISLIEEKTGLDFGLNHVDINRKQEKFYFKDVDEDIRKSIKLMEYSFQPEKDFNDLEFIKSL; encoded by the coding sequence ATGAATACTTTTAAATTAAAACTACAAAATGACTATCTAGTTGAAGAAGTAATTCTAGAGGCTATAAAAGATGATAATTTATCCAATAGGAAAGGATATGATTCCAAGTTTTTAGGAGATGGTGACAATGTAGTTAAACTTCCAACTCTAATTAAATTAAATTTTGGAGATATTGCCATAAATCAAAGACCTTCAGAAAATGGCAAAAACTATCTTGATTATTTGCATTTTAGTATAATGCATAATAAAAAATTGAAATTACCATATATAACGGCTGTTAACAATTATGGAGTCAAAAATTATTTAGCTATGGATCATGATTCTAGGTCGGGTGATATTTGGGATCAAGATGATAGAATTAAAATAGCTAACGATAATTTTCAATTCGATGATGAGGACTATTATAAGTCTGGTTTTCACAGAGGTCATATAGTTAGATATTACGATCCTGCTTGGGGAGAAACAGAAATAATTCAAAAAACAGCTATTGGTGATACTTTTTATTACACCAATTGTTGTCCACAAGTAGCTGGTTTTAATACAGGAAAATGGTTAGATCTAGAGAATTATTCAATGGTAAAGGCAGTATTTAAAACCGAAAAAATCTCAATATTTGCTGGCCCGGTATTTAATGGGATTTTTGAAACAGATACTTTAAATATACCTGTGACATATTGGAAGGTGTTAGCATATATTAATGAACAAAATAAACTGGAAGCTGTAGGTTTTTTGATGAGTCAAAAAGTTGTTTTTAATAAGTATAAAATAAGTTTGCTAGAGCATGCTGAATTGCTTAAGGAAGGGAGAAAACCGTCAAGTTTAACTCCTGCAGATATAACAAAATACTGGAATACAAGAAATGTAAGAAGGTATCAGGTTAAAATTAGTTTAATTGAGGAAAAAACAGGATTAGATTTTGGACTAAATCATGTTGACATAAATAGGAAACAAGAAAAATTCTATTTTAAAGACGTGGATGAAGATATTAGAAAAAGTATTAAGTTAATGGAGTATAGTTTTCAACCAGAGAAAGATTTTAATGATTTAGAATTTATTAAAAGTCTGTAA
- a CDS encoding restriction endonuclease subunit S has protein sequence MREDWIECTLGEVCFTTSGGTPSRQNKDFYKGNIPWIKSGELDKGIIYDSEEHISEEAIKKSSAKIFPKGTLLFALYGATIGKMATLGVDAATNQAICGIYKSDVFNSEYLYNFLFSQKNFLIQQGIGGAQPNISQTILKKLNISIAPLVEQKAIVNKIEELFSSLDSGIADLKKAQGQLVIYRQAVLKKAFEGAYSDKEYKIVTIDTLCEVVRGGSPRPAGDERFYNGDIPFMKVRDISRNIGIYVDNAEHSIKEAGLKKTRFVDANTLLLTNSGATLGIPAITTINTTFNDGIAAFLYLDDDLRYHYYYWCSKTVYLRNLNQGAAQPNLNTSVIGKMEIPIYEDKDEHKKIVQEIESRLSVCDTVEKDIAGSLDKAQALRQSILKKAFEGTLLGEAEIAKCKADKDYEPASVLLERIKKKKNKK, from the coding sequence ATGAGAGAAGATTGGATTGAATGTACATTGGGCGAAGTTTGCTTTACTACTTCAGGAGGAACACCCAGTAGGCAAAACAAAGACTTTTATAAAGGTAATATACCTTGGATAAAATCTGGTGAATTAGATAAAGGTATAATCTATGATTCTGAAGAACATATTTCAGAAGAAGCAATCAAAAAGTCAAGTGCAAAAATATTTCCTAAAGGTACATTGCTTTTCGCTCTGTATGGAGCAACAATAGGAAAAATGGCGACTCTAGGAGTTGATGCAGCTACAAATCAGGCAATTTGTGGAATTTATAAAAGTGATGTTTTTAATTCTGAATATTTATATAACTTTTTGTTTTCTCAAAAAAACTTTTTAATTCAACAAGGTATTGGTGGAGCACAGCCAAATATCAGCCAAACAATATTAAAAAAGTTAAATATTTCTATTGCACCATTAGTAGAACAGAAAGCAATAGTCAATAAAATAGAAGAACTCTTTAGCAGTTTAGATAGCGGCATTGCAGACCTAAAAAAAGCACAGGGCCAATTGGTTATTTACAGACAAGCGGTTTTAAAAAAGGCTTTTGAGGGAGCATATTCAGACAAAGAATATAAAATTGTTACAATCGATACTCTGTGTGAAGTAGTTAGAGGTGGCTCACCAAGACCTGCAGGTGATGAGAGGTTTTATAATGGAGATATTCCTTTTATGAAAGTAAGAGATATTAGTAGAAATATTGGAATCTATGTTGATAATGCAGAACATTCAATAAAAGAAGCTGGATTAAAGAAAACAAGATTTGTAGATGCTAATACACTTTTGCTAACAAATAGTGGAGCAACGCTTGGCATTCCAGCTATTACAACTATAAATACAACTTTCAATGATGGTATTGCAGCTTTTCTATATTTAGATGATGATTTGCGTTATCACTACTATTATTGGTGTAGCAAAACAGTTTATTTGAGAAATTTAAATCAAGGTGCAGCGCAACCAAACCTTAACACGAGTGTAATTGGAAAAATGGAGATTCCAATTTATGAAGATAAAGATGAACACAAAAAAATTGTTCAAGAAATTGAAAGTCGTTTATCGGTTTGTGATACAGTAGAAAAAGACATTGCAGGCAGTTTAGATAAAGCACAAGCTTTACGCCAAAGTATTCTTAAAAAAGCATTTGAGGGTACATTGTTAGGTGAGGCAGAAATTGCTAAATGTAAAGCAGATAAGGATTATGAGCCTGCTAGTGTTTTGTTGGAGAGGATTAAAAAGAAGAAAAATAAAAAATGA
- a CDS encoding type I restriction-modification enzyme R subunit C-terminal domain-containing protein: MILKDHVVSSYHIEIDDLEYTPFDAKGGKGKMYQLFGNQINDIINELNEVMAA; encoded by the coding sequence ATGATTTTAAAAGACCACGTAGTGAGCAGTTACCATATAGAAATAGACGATTTAGAATATACACCTTTTGATGCCAAAGGAGGAAAAGGAAAAATGTATCAATTATTTGGTAATCAAATTAATGATATTATCAATGAACTTAATGAAGTGATGGCGGCGTAA
- a CDS encoding DUF6161 domain-containing protein: protein MNVTEIRKAIRQSEHKAWYNSLEVHLDFKFANFEIDLVGIDIIFQFFKNQLDFFENNEPLPETLKPSKRYFSHCKTKIETFVTVNVINQRSHKEGEWSTLKKELTNTGNSAERYFNKESETTDFLIKLDSEFKGASIGAFDFFTNQNFDYSRSDKNYFIGWQRAYEFFTQDSDLVKRRNNERQTLSRIRSEYVKNLEQNDKNVSDHIAEKENEYIEKEKAISRLIRKKNTEYEKWKTDSQNKFSDFLSDSDKAFKDLEVIYKEKLKLEAPAKYWNDRAVKLKAEGRKWLIALITCSVIAILSLSAVLYFISDGTIKDLFATSASAIRWSIVFITFVSFLAFAIRIFSKLTFSSYHLVRDAEEREQLAYVFLALKKEKNIDPTEQHLIMQSLFSRADSGLLKDDASPTMPGGSMIEKLMGGNK, encoded by the coding sequence ATGAACGTAACAGAAATAAGAAAAGCCATAAGGCAATCAGAGCATAAAGCTTGGTATAATTCGTTAGAGGTGCATCTTGATTTTAAATTTGCCAATTTCGAAATTGATTTAGTTGGTATCGATATCATATTTCAATTTTTTAAAAATCAATTAGATTTTTTTGAAAATAATGAGCCTTTACCAGAAACCTTAAAGCCGAGTAAAAGATATTTCAGTCACTGCAAGACTAAGATTGAAACTTTTGTAACTGTAAATGTTATTAATCAAAGGTCGCACAAAGAAGGTGAATGGAGTACCTTAAAAAAAGAACTTACTAATACAGGCAACAGTGCAGAACGATATTTCAATAAAGAGTCTGAAACAACAGATTTCCTGATTAAATTAGATAGTGAATTCAAAGGTGCATCTATTGGTGCTTTTGATTTCTTTACAAACCAAAACTTTGATTATAGCCGTTCAGATAAAAACTATTTCATTGGTTGGCAACGTGCGTATGAGTTTTTTACTCAAGATTCGGATTTAGTAAAAAGACGAAATAATGAGCGCCAAACTTTAAGTAGAATACGGTCAGAATATGTCAAAAATCTTGAGCAAAATGATAAAAATGTTAGTGACCATATTGCCGAAAAAGAAAATGAATATATTGAAAAAGAAAAAGCAATTTCCCGATTAATTCGAAAAAAGAATACTGAATATGAAAAATGGAAAACTGATAGCCAAAATAAGTTTTCAGATTTTCTATCTGACTCTGATAAAGCCTTTAAAGATTTAGAAGTCATCTATAAAGAAAAACTAAAACTAGAAGCACCAGCTAAATATTGGAACGATAGAGCAGTTAAGTTAAAAGCTGAAGGACGAAAATGGTTAATAGCGTTAATAACTTGCTCAGTAATTGCTATTTTGTCTTTAAGTGCTGTGCTATACTTTATATCAGACGGTACAATAAAAGACTTGTTTGCAACCTCTGCAAGTGCAATACGTTGGTCCATTGTTTTTATAACCTTTGTATCATTTTTAGCATTTGCCATTCGGATATTTTCTAAACTAACCTTTAGCTCTTACCACTTGGTGAGAGATGCGGAAGAACGTGAGCAATTAGCCTACGTGTTTTTAGCTCTTAAAAAAGAAAAAAACATAGACCCAACCGAGCAACATTTAATAATGCAATCATTATTTAGCCGTGCAGATTCTGGTTTGCTAAAAGACGATGCATCGCCAACTATGCCTGGCGGAAGTATGATTGAAAAATTAATGGGAGGTAATAAATGA
- a CDS encoding type I restriction endonuclease subunit R, protein MSINQNPEQLARDKIDTMLREAGWLVQSKKKVDLSVGKGVAVREYQTDVGPADYVLFADRKPVGIIEAKREDEGHRLTVVEEQSKGYASAKLKYLNNDPLPFVYESTGTITRFTDYRDPKPRGRNVFSFHKPSTIAQWLKKGKSLRDRLLSMPPLDDTGLRPAQIVAINNLEHSFKKNRPKALIQMATGAGKTFTAATFVYRLLKHADAKRILFLVDTKNLGEQAEQEFMTFQPNDDNRKFTELYNVQRLSSSYIASDSQVCISTIQRLYSILKGEDLDESAELDNPNENSWLQNKMAKNKAVPVEYTPKVPIEQFDFIVIDEAHRSIYNLWKQVLDYFDAFLIGLTATPDKRTFGFFNENVVSQYTYEESVTDGVNVPYDVYTIETEISQNGETIKAGWFVDRRDKLTRKKRWQQEDEDTDYKRNDLDKKVVNPSQIRNIIREYKRALKTTIYPNRIDENGEYEVPKTLVFAKTDSHADDIIKIIREEFDEGNDFCKKVTYKIEEDPKSILNRFRNSYYPRIAVTVDMIATGTDVKPLEVLLFMRDVKSINYFEQMKGRGTRTINSDSLQLVTKTAKTKTHFVIVDAVGATKSKKTDSRPLERKPSVPMKDLLGAVTMGVADEDLFLSLANRLIRLEKQITEKEKDKLLEFSNGKNLKQITKELITAFDQDEIETKVQIEIDKIPVQDQTPALIEDAKKNAQEKLILEASKTFNGELNDYLDNVRKQHEQIIDSVNIDTVTKSEWEITSVDKATEIVKDFTEYLEANKDEIKALSIFYNQPYNRRDITFKMIKDVMEKLQLEKPLLAPDYVWDAYSTLEEVKSKQPKDELTALVSLIRRACGIDSELKAYDKTIENNFKTWIFKQNAGQHNRFTKEQLDWLRMIKDHVVSSYHIEIDDLEYTPFDAKGGKGKMYQLFGNQMNDIINELNEVLAA, encoded by the coding sequence ATGTCAATCAACCAAAACCCAGAACAATTAGCTCGTGATAAAATCGATACTATGCTTCGAGAGGCTGGATGGTTGGTTCAGTCTAAAAAGAAAGTTGACTTATCTGTTGGAAAGGGAGTTGCAGTGCGTGAATACCAAACTGATGTTGGGCCAGCCGATTATGTGCTGTTTGCAGACCGAAAACCCGTCGGGATTATAGAAGCAAAACGGGAAGACGAAGGACACAGACTTACAGTTGTTGAGGAACAATCTAAAGGATATGCTTCAGCAAAACTAAAGTACTTGAACAATGACCCCTTGCCTTTCGTGTACGAAAGCACAGGAACTATTACACGTTTTACAGATTATCGAGATCCAAAACCGAGAGGTAGAAATGTTTTTAGTTTTCATAAACCAAGTACCATTGCGCAGTGGTTAAAAAAAGGGAAGAGTCTAAGAGACCGCTTATTATCAATGCCTCCTTTAGATGATACAGGTTTGCGTCCGGCTCAAATTGTAGCCATTAATAACTTGGAACATTCTTTTAAAAAGAACAGACCAAAAGCCTTAATTCAAATGGCGACTGGAGCGGGAAAAACGTTTACAGCAGCAACTTTTGTGTATCGTTTACTAAAACACGCAGATGCAAAACGTATTCTGTTTTTAGTGGATACCAAAAACTTGGGTGAACAGGCAGAACAGGAATTTATGACCTTTCAGCCTAATGACGATAACCGAAAATTCACAGAATTGTACAATGTGCAGCGTTTATCTTCCAGTTATATCGCTTCAGATAGTCAAGTTTGTATTTCAACCATACAACGTCTGTATTCTATTTTAAAAGGAGAAGACTTAGACGAAAGTGCCGAACTGGATAACCCAAATGAAAACTCGTGGTTACAGAACAAAATGGCTAAAAACAAAGCTGTTCCTGTTGAGTACACCCCAAAAGTACCCATTGAACAATTTGATTTTATAGTCATTGACGAAGCGCACCGTTCTATTTATAATTTATGGAAACAGGTATTGGATTATTTTGATGCGTTTTTAATTGGTTTAACTGCAACACCAGACAAAAGAACCTTTGGTTTTTTTAATGAAAACGTAGTGAGCCAATATACGTATGAAGAATCTGTAACAGATGGTGTAAATGTACCTTATGATGTTTATACCATTGAAACAGAAATTTCTCAAAATGGAGAAACTATAAAAGCAGGTTGGTTTGTGGACAGACGAGATAAACTAACACGTAAAAAACGTTGGCAACAAGAAGATGAAGATACAGACTACAAACGGAACGATTTAGATAAAAAAGTTGTCAATCCAAGTCAAATAAGAAATATCATTCGTGAATACAAAAGAGCTTTAAAAACGACTATCTACCCAAATCGTATTGACGAAAATGGAGAATATGAAGTGCCAAAAACATTAGTGTTTGCAAAAACCGATAGTCACGCAGACGATATTATAAAAATCATTCGAGAAGAATTTGACGAAGGAAACGACTTTTGCAAAAAAGTAACTTACAAAATTGAGGAAGACCCAAAATCTATTTTAAACCGTTTTAGAAATTCCTATTATCCTCGAATTGCAGTTACAGTTGATATGATTGCAACAGGAACAGACGTAAAACCTTTAGAAGTTTTATTGTTTATGCGAGATGTAAAAAGCATCAACTATTTTGAACAAATGAAAGGTCGTGGAACACGAACTATAAATAGTGATTCTTTGCAATTAGTAACTAAAACAGCTAAAACAAAAACGCATTTCGTAATTGTAGATGCTGTGGGTGCAACAAAATCTAAAAAAACGGACAGCAGACCTTTAGAACGTAAACCATCTGTTCCAATGAAAGATTTATTAGGAGCAGTAACAATGGGAGTTGCAGACGAAGATTTGTTTTTGTCTTTAGCAAACCGATTAATTCGTTTAGAGAAACAAATTACAGAAAAGGAAAAAGACAAATTATTGGAGTTTTCTAATGGTAAAAACTTAAAACAAATTACCAAAGAATTAATTACTGCTTTTGACCAAGACGAAATTGAAACGAAAGTACAAATTGAAATTGACAAAATTCCTGTTCAAGACCAAACACCAGCTTTAATTGAAGATGCAAAAAAGAATGCACAAGAAAAATTGATTTTAGAAGCTAGTAAAACGTTTAACGGAGAATTAAACGATTATCTAGACAATGTACGTAAACAACACGAACAAATTATTGATAGTGTAAATATAGATACCGTTACAAAAAGCGAATGGGAAATTACTTCTGTAGATAAAGCAACAGAAATTGTAAAAGATTTTACCGAATATTTAGAAGCAAACAAAGACGAAATCAAAGCTTTGAGTATTTTTTATAATCAACCGTATAATCGTAGAGACATTACGTTTAAAATGATAAAAGATGTGATGGAAAAACTACAATTAGAAAAACCATTGTTAGCACCTGATTATGTTTGGGATGCTTATTCAACTTTAGAAGAAGTAAAAAGCAAACAACCAAAAGACGAATTAACTGCTTTGGTTTCTTTAATTAGAAGAGCTTGTGGCATAGACAGCGAATTAAAAGCCTACGACAAAACCATTGAAAACAATTTTAAAACCTGGATTTTTAAGCAAAACGCAGGACAACACAACCGTTTTACAAAAGAACAGTTAGACTGGCTACGAATGATAAAAGACCATGTAGTTAGTAGTTACCATATAGAAATAGATGATTTAGAGTACACCCCTTTTGATGCCAAAGGTGGAAAAGGAAAAATGTACCAATTATTTGGTAATCAAATGAATGATATTATTAACGAACTCAATGAAGTATTAGCGGCCTAA
- a CDS encoding endonuclease/exonuclease/phosphatase family protein translates to MPLKISTWNVEHAKALTVDQPSSAVADRIGRVHDTIQSIDPDILLMVEGPRGEADILKFCDLVLQNQWLPVLLKGANDQIGDCDRDYGNHMGGTQWLWFLVKPAIAAKCRLQAASVWQSFVNADRWRVNYWGKIVPENYKHYRHPQVLVYQCDNGQEIECIGVHLKSKINLNRITRDAHGNLTGKYIETALKARVKLATQARNIRHYVNAKFNQLEAPGIIILGDCNDGPGQDFFETQYLFFDLIQNLQGDVMLAEQYFNHGLFDYAADLRWTAKYRDAILGLSANDNPLLIDHILMSQPLCDGSFPLEVNAKAGKVEHEIFERANAGSNRKTRTSDHRPVSLTLTETALV, encoded by the coding sequence ATGCCGTTAAAGATTTCCACTTGGAATGTAGAACACGCTAAAGCCTTAACTGTAGATCAGCCATCCTCCGCTGTTGCGGATCGGATTGGACGTGTGCATGATACCATACAAAGCATTGATCCAGATATTCTTTTAATGGTTGAAGGGCCACGAGGGGAAGCTGATATCCTTAAATTTTGTGACCTAGTTCTCCAAAATCAATGGTTGCCTGTATTGCTGAAAGGCGCGAACGACCAGATTGGTGATTGCGATCGGGATTATGGTAATCATATGGGTGGGACGCAATGGCTTTGGTTTTTAGTTAAACCAGCTATTGCCGCCAAATGCCGTTTGCAAGCCGCTTCTGTTTGGCAGTCTTTTGTCAATGCCGATCGCTGGCGTGTGAATTATTGGGGTAAAATTGTACCCGAAAACTACAAACACTATCGTCATCCGCAAGTATTGGTCTATCAATGTGATAACGGCCAAGAGATAGAGTGTATTGGCGTGCATCTTAAATCTAAAATCAACCTGAATCGTATTACAAGAGATGCCCATGGTAACCTTACCGGTAAGTATATAGAGACGGCATTAAAAGCACGTGTGAAATTGGCGACCCAAGCCCGAAACATAAGGCATTATGTGAATGCTAAGTTTAACCAGTTGGAAGCGCCTGGTATTATTATTCTTGGGGATTGTAATGATGGCCCAGGACAAGACTTTTTTGAAACCCAATACCTCTTTTTTGACCTGATACAAAATCTGCAGGGCGATGTGATGTTGGCTGAGCAGTATTTTAACCATGGCTTGTTTGATTATGCTGCTGACCTAAGATGGACGGCTAAATATAGAGACGCCATTCTCGGCCTTTCTGCCAACGACAACCCACTGCTTATAGACCATATATTAATGAGTCAACCGCTTTGTGATGGTAGCTTTCCGTTGGAGGTGAATGCCAAAGCGGGTAAGGTAGAGCACGAGATTTTTGAGCGTGCTAATGCCGGTTCTAATAGGAAAACTCGCACTAGTGATCATAGGCCTGTGTCTTTGACTTTGACTGAAACTGCTTTGGTGTAA
- a CDS encoding sensor histidine kinase — protein sequence MSFFKNKKNYIDTKLVLVLAGFYALFDVVLISKILYMQSFGYEKGYFSWYDFLVYNILFDYVIVVTFMTLIAISTKRFLNKNYSWVKIISIHIIFSLLIGMVIRLIIDLHGLVTGMITFQEYNIQTSFRRFMTVIDLNFLIYFAMVSIIYAYYYIKVVKEAEKKQNKLQTQLVNARMKMLSSQLQPHFLFNTLNSIAVLTDIDVSKAKDTIADLSDFLREILYDNDSNTISLEKELRVLEYYLNILNVRFSDHLVIKKTIDDTLLSKQVPALLLQPILENSIKHGYSYDHTDLEVHITITSEGNYLVITVENNGALLMVDHAALLKKGMGLANIKDRLSNLYGKDYFFEISNNADGTGVRTLIRIPLDTL from the coding sequence ATGAGCTTTTTTAAAAACAAAAAGAACTATATAGATACCAAATTGGTGTTGGTCTTGGCAGGATTTTATGCCCTATTCGATGTGGTGCTAATTTCCAAAATCCTGTATATGCAGTCTTTTGGATATGAAAAAGGGTACTTCTCATGGTATGATTTCTTGGTGTATAATATCCTCTTCGATTATGTCATTGTGGTCACTTTTATGACCTTGATTGCCATAAGTACCAAACGGTTTCTGAATAAAAACTATTCCTGGGTCAAAATAATTTCCATACATATCATTTTCTCCCTGTTAATTGGTATGGTGATTCGGTTAATTATTGATTTACATGGCTTGGTTACAGGCATGATAACGTTTCAGGAATACAATATTCAGACCAGTTTTCGCCGCTTTATGACTGTTATCGATTTAAACTTCCTCATTTATTTCGCCATGGTGTCCATCATCTATGCCTATTATTATATAAAGGTGGTTAAAGAGGCTGAAAAGAAGCAAAATAAACTGCAAACACAGCTGGTTAATGCCAGAATGAAAATGCTTTCATCGCAGCTACAACCGCATTTTTTGTTCAATACGCTCAATTCCATTGCCGTGTTGACCGATATCGATGTCAGTAAGGCGAAGGATACCATTGCAGATCTCAGCGATTTTCTAAGGGAAATACTTTATGACAATGATAGCAACACCATAAGCCTCGAAAAGGAACTCAGGGTGTTGGAATATTATCTCAACATCCTTAACGTACGGTTTTCCGATCATCTGGTTATTAAGAAAACCATTGACGACACCTTACTTTCCAAACAAGTACCAGCCTTATTGCTGCAGCCTATTTTAGAAAACTCCATTAAACATGGCTATTCCTATGATCATACGGATTTGGAAGTCCACATTACCATTACGTCTGAAGGGAATTACCTAGTGATCACCGTAGAAAACAATGGTGCACTGTTAATGGTAGATCATGCCGCACTGTTAAAAAAGGGGATGGGTCTCGCTAATATTAAGGATCGTCTTAGCAATCTCTATGGGAAGGATTACTTTTTTGAAATTAGTAACAACGCTGATGGCACAGGTGTACGGACCTTGATTAGGATTCCTTTGGATACACTTTGA
- a CDS encoding LytR/AlgR family response regulator transcription factor, producing MKALVIDDEELARKRVLNLLETVPEIEVIGECPNGKQAIESINGLQPDLVFLDINMKDMNGFEVLQKVKISPKPIVIFVTAYDNYALKAFDVDAFDFLLKPFKDQRFFRTIDKVLRISTSEADANFEKRILELFNLYQSKSGEQELTQKLLIKQGKKTILLDPMDIMYITASGCYAELFVKDKKYVMRETLSNLCDNLDKQVFLRIHRSTIVNLNHVKEIVHSDFSEIDARMTDHQLLHISKSHKQDFLEKIGIQ from the coding sequence ATGAAAGCACTTGTAATAGATGATGAGGAATTGGCCCGAAAACGGGTTTTGAATTTGTTGGAAACCGTACCCGAAATTGAGGTCATCGGTGAGTGTCCCAATGGGAAACAAGCCATTGAAAGCATTAACGGACTGCAACCCGATCTCGTTTTTTTGGATATTAACATGAAAGATATGAACGGTTTTGAGGTACTTCAAAAGGTGAAGATTTCGCCCAAACCCATTGTCATCTTTGTGACCGCTTATGATAATTACGCCTTAAAAGCCTTTGATGTCGATGCCTTTGATTTTCTCTTAAAACCCTTTAAGGATCAGCGTTTTTTTCGCACCATAGATAAAGTATTGCGGATTTCAACCTCGGAAGCAGATGCTAATTTCGAAAAGCGCATTTTGGAATTGTTTAATCTATACCAATCGAAATCCGGAGAACAAGAATTAACCCAAAAACTCCTCATAAAACAGGGCAAGAAAACAATTCTACTCGATCCAATGGATATCATGTACATTACCGCTTCAGGCTGTTATGCCGAGTTGTTTGTTAAAGACAAAAAGTATGTGATGCGCGAGACCTTGAGCAATCTTTGCGACAATTTAGATAAGCAAGTCTTTTTAAGAATCCATAGATCTACCATTGTCAATCTCAACCATGTGAAGGAAATTGTGCATTCAGATTTCTCTGAGATCGATGCCCGAATGACTGATCATCAATTGTTGCATATCAGTAAATCCCATAAGCAGGATTTTCTCGAAAAAATAGGAATTCAATGA